In the genome of Arabidopsis thaliana chromosome 4, partial sequence, the window GTGGGGGTGGTGGAGGCTTCACATCATTCACTTGATTGTCTTCATTGGCAACAACATTGAAGTTATCCATTTTTCTCAagaggtttttgattttctcttagaaagaaaagacagaaGTTATAAGATGTTGTTGATGTTATGATATTTGGTGTTGTGGAGAGTGTCTTCTTATAtaggtttttgtttagtgAAAATCTAAGAAGAGTATGTTATTGGGTTAAAAAAAGTGAGATTATGAGCAAAACGTGTCAAACATTGTTTATTAATCAAATCTAAACATCTATTACACACCATAAATCTTTGGCTAAACTTAGTCAAAAACTAAGGATTTTTTATTCTAACTCTTGTTTGTATATGAGAAATGGTGAATCAAGATATAATTAAATGGATTAGACAtataaactgaaaaagatCTAAAGATATTGATAGTGTAATGATAATTTAAGGTCAAACAAGCATATATTGCATATATTAACTATGATAGATATATTATATGTGACGCGTGTGCTCACACTCTATTTCATAAATACATATTATATGATTTGCTCATATATAGAATAGATACCTAGGGttggaacaaaaaaacatttagtaGTCAATAATACATAATATCAAGATAATAGGAAATCTAACCATAatacatatgtttttaattgaaaataacCTATTTTTCGAATTCGACAAAAACCTAATTAATCAACCTTTATAGGGATTTAACTTAATAGAGAtttgttgagaaaataaaatattatatttgtcCATCGCGTGAAGTTCACTCGTGTTATTATTGGTGCATCGAAATTTTTTGTcataaaactttattttgtaaattacgAATACCTTAATTTGTACAATGTctattaaattaaatagatatatagaaAATGCTAGCAAAATTTGTCTTTGCACCACTTGTAGGTACTTTAGACAAACAATACAACATCAGTTTTTATTCATTTGATCTCATGGACCGGCTTTAGAGGTAACTCAATGGCCCTACAATCAGGGCCGGCTCAACAAAACATGGGACCTTGTGCtcattaattttgtttctaatataTGTTCTAtatgtttagattttagtttgattATACACTACTGTTTGTAAAATGGACCTTGATTGcttaaagaaaatgattgaaaaaataaaggacCCTGTGCACTAGCACCAAGGGCACACCCTCTAAGTCGGGCCTGCCTACAATGGCTCAACTAACTCAACGGATAAGATCACATGTCTTCTGGGCCTTTTCTACTTGGTAATGTTAGCGACTACTGAAGTTGAACGATCACACGGACCAAAGCGGTTTCATATTTCTGATCAGAACCAATTCTTTtaactatcttttttttagcttgctaaaaaggtaaatatttcataaaaatgaaaaaaaaattagaaatacaataaaaatcataGACCTATGCAATGTTCccatgacaaaaaaaataaaaaaaatggaagcgTATATGAAAAACACATTTTCATATCGAATTCTTGAATATGAATACGAGGATGCTGGCTTCAATATCGAATTATTTCCCCAAGGTGAATatttcttttctcctttttttacCCATCTTTGATGTAATCATATCTAGAGATCTCCGTTTGTTTTTTGACATGGTCTTGTGGGCATTTGCAAGTTCCAAAACCAACAAATGTGATTTTACTCGCTAAAAACATCGGAGATGACATTGGTTCTCGTCTTTATGGTATGTATATCAGAGGTCATGGTATTCTCTCATCCCAATCTCCACTAGAATGGGACCTTTCCTAGTGAAAGCTCTACATGCTTTTTGACTAGCCTATTCGATGGCCGTAATGGCTCACCAACGTCTTGACAATAACAAGCAGAAGACAAATCCAAGGGAGATTTGATGTTTGGTTATAAACCCATATATATGTAACGTGTTTTTTGTCTATGAAGCTAGAAGATATGaggaatgaaaaaaaagatatgtaacgtgttcataaaatttaactgatgagaaaagaaagaaacctaTGCGTTCTGAAGGGTTATTGCTTTTTATgtattgctctgttttcagtttttttctctgttttaaaaCGACGCTTCATCTCATGTATGTGAGATGCATTAGTATATAAATAAGACAAATCTACGGTTATTTCTTCAATTAGTaagctttctttttgtcaatcTCAATTTCGATCGACCattgaaaatttgaacttCGAAGGTCATAAAGTTAACTTGAGTCGTGGACCACTGGTGTTGAAGATTacttctttcatttatttttaattttctattatgATTGAATTGCTTGTCGAGAGCATGCGATTAACTCAAGTCGctcacacattttttttttttgttttctcagaaATCATTATTAAATCCCgaataaaactataaaagtaattataaaattaatttaagtaAACTTGGTATTGGGTATTGTTGTTTACTAAACTTTTTATGTTCAAaccattttgtatatatgtaaagatgaatctttataattaaaaagaagtaaataatTACGCATATATCATGAGCACACATGTTTTGACATAGAGCTTGAGCACACATGTTTTCACATACTCTCTCTAATAGTAAATTTACATGCAATATATGCTTGGTTTGACTTTAATTAATTGCCATTATACTTTTAATATATGTccctagattttttttttctgtttatatgTGATTTTCTCATTTAATCATATCTACTTGATTCTACAAAAATTCACATACAGACAAGAGTTAACCATTGGTTTTTGACTACGCTTAGCCTAAAGTTTATGGTGTGTAGACagattttcagattttattaCACCACAATTTTTAACACGTTTTGCTTATAATCTCACTCTCCTAAATACTGAAAGTACAGTTTCTTAAATGTCCACGCCCCAAGAACCTATAAGAATACACCTTCCACAACACAAAATTAGATcataaaaacaacaagaacTTATAATTTAAGTCTTCTCTTTCTACgaaaaaatcaagaacttcttgaaaaaaatggaTAACTTGAATGTTTTCGCTAATGAAGACAATCAAGTGAATGGTTTGAAGCGTCCACCCCCGTCACGAGTGTGTCCAAGGTGTGATTCTGATAACACTAAGTTTTGCTTTTACAACAACTACAGTGAATCTCAACCGCGCTACTTTTGCAAAAACTGTCGTAGATATTGGACTCATGGTGGAGCTTTAAGAAACATACCAGTTGGTGGAAGTTGTCGTAAACCAAAGCGTCTGAAGGTAGATCAATCTTCGATTTCTGAGATGGTTTCTGTTGAGAACCAACCAATTAATCATCAATCTTTCAGACAAACTCAAGAAAACAATGAGTTTGTTCGATCTTTTgacgcttcttcttctgctactGTTACTGCCGTTCCGAACCATTTTGGTTATCTAAGTGAACTTCATGGTGTAACAAATTTGCTTCCAATTCAAAGTTTTCGAACAATGGACTGCTTAGATTTCGGTGATGAATCTTTTCAACAAGGTTATTACGATGTTGGATCCaatgatttgattgataaccCTTTGATAAACCAATCCATCGGTGGGTATGTTGATAATCTTACAAGTTATTGCATAAATCAAGTGGAACCAAAGCTTCAACCACGCTATGAACATGAATCATAAAGCCAGCAGTAGTGGAAGCATAGGATCTTGAGACACTCAGAAGAACAATATGAGAAACATGTTTGTTTAGGTCTTCTTAACATTCGGAAGTTAATGTTCCAGTCCATCgtttctacttcttttttttttattagtttcgTTTATGCATGGTTTATGTTGGgtctttttttagttataaaagtTTGCATCTTTGTTTAAGTCCCAAAATATTCAGACATAAGTTGTTTAATTCCCAATTTCTTTGAtgcttgtaattttttttttaatctcgcGAAAGCAAAATTTTAGGCTGATGCCTTGGCAAAAGAGGTCTCCTCGCTTGTATGAACTCAATTCTCTAAATCGAATGAAAACAAggttgtccaaaaaaaaagaaagttgtttgatcctttttcctttttatatatacaataagaACTAGAGATATTTCTCGAACAATCTCAACACGAGTTCGATTTCCGTTGTGAGAATTAATTGATTAAACCTTAGTCTCGATTGTGAAATGTTCAGAATTAAATATTATCAATATTAATTCTCCAAAAGAAATCCTAAAATGTTAGTAGCCAACTATAAAGTAGATATGTgaaccaaaagaaattgagattatttattaaatatatgacGAATCAACAATGATGTAATTAATACTTAGAAATTCGTTGAAATCTATGTTTTAATTAATACAACATTTATAGTCTTTAATGAATTtctagattttaaaattttaattaattattgaaaaatgtgtttcttaataaataattttattttataggtAATTATGACTATATGGTTAAAGAcctaataaaaacataaatgaatAGTTACAACTTGCTCTCTCAGATTTTCGAGAGCCAAAACGGCCACTTTCATAGACAAAATCTtaatgaaattaaagaaaatctGATATAACAAGGACATTGACAAAACGTCCAGATTGTGTTAGTATAGACGTGGATTATCATAAGACCGCCGGTTAATGCAAGGGAAAAAGCTAGATTTTGTCAGTCATCGATTCCGACAGAGATAGAGATGAGGTCTTCCACAAGGAATTTGAAACGTGCTcactctttcctttttataatAAGCTTTCTTAACTTCATTATCCCTATCGTTTTCAAAAGTTGGCAAATGCATTATCACCATATAGTGAATTAGCTATATGGTTACATGAATTTTTTGAGTGAATTAACTAACCATACTGCATTTccttctaatttttgtttacctCCGTTTCATTATAtactgttttaaaatatttttaacttttaattatatcGTTATGAAATACACTTAtaagggttttttttttctattgaatAAGCtgaaataataacaataaaaatgattaCGATCGTAAATTTGGTGTAATTTCTATGTaatgcttttaaatttttgagacaaaataaattgatcgcgacaaaacaaataaagactTACACTACACGTGTCTATACATTAAATAGCAAAAGCTATTGACGGTGCAAAACGTCAAAAACAAATGCCCTACGTCGCGGGTAATTAACAAACTcatccacatatatatacgaGTTTCGTATCTCAAACATTTCATAAATCAAACCATCATATACCTCTCAAatcatttctttgatttctatAAACACTATTCTTGTTAATGActgaccataaaaacaaatgGCTACTTCTCGTCTAGCTAGGTTTGTATCAGAGGTTGCTCCACCTCAATTTGTGACGGTTATGAGGAGGCATAGAGCAGCGAAGCAGAAGCTAGACacaatcaaagaagaagagaataaagaagattCTTTCAATGGTGggatggtggtgatgatgaagacatcTCATCAACATGTTTATTCACCTAATTCTTCTTATTCCTCTTCGTCTATTTCGGTTTCTATTTCCGGATCTAGCAGCTCTAAGAATTTTCGAAGCTCTTTTTCTGTCTTCGAAAACTAAGATCTACGTACTaatgttgtattttttaatGATCGGGTCGATATTTTTGTATGCACCcgtttatattatatagttcagacctttttatttttatttaaaaggTCTGATTAATAATACATGTTATACACTTATACCTTTTGGTTATCGTTTGTAATTTTCGATCGAAACCCCGTTTTAATAAGGATGTGTAGTTTTGAAGATACTTAGTTCGAAATAGTAAAAATGGAATGTTTTGCACATTttcataacaaacaaatatgtatgtttaaaagttttatttttatttaattattcattcctaacatttaacaaaatctttaTAGATAAGAATATGTAATTTTGGAGATAAATAACAGAGAAATCAACGACTTTAAAAACCCTTGATTCGTTGTTCTTAGTGAGACTTTTGACTAAATTTATACACATGTGAATATTGTTAAGAATAGAGAGACCATTTGgtggtttttaaaatttaaaaaatgaaaaaaggtTCCTTCCGATTTCTCAATTCATCTCCTGAGTGGGtttttctcctctgttttatttctctaatAGCCCTAGATTCAAGGAGATAAAACTGCTCAAATCAGGTGGAGATTTGCTCTGCTTcattggttttttgttttgtttgagttaGTGACTTTATCTATTTCTTCTTCGCCAAAAGACgagatttttaaaacaaatttcgTCTTTTTCAAATTCTCGTGTCAAATTGAGACATTTGGGTTGCTTTGATTGGATTTCGTAGACTCTATTGATCTTCAGATCGTGTCGAGATTTAGCTGCTATTGTGGGGTTTAGAATCCTTCTCTTTACCGGATTCTCAGGTTATAAATCTCCTTTACTTCTTTCAATGAAGTTGTTCGATGAATTGGCTACATTTTAGGTACTCCAGGTGCAGTTTTGTGGCACTAATTCGTCTTGTGAATCAACAAGTCGAGTGATTTTGATTGTGGAAGGTAGTAATTTTTAGTTGACCCTCACAATGAAAAGAGTAAAAAGCGAATCTTTTAGAGGAGTTTATAGTTCTAGGAGGTTCAAGTTGTCACATTTCTTACTAGCTATAGCAGGGTTTTACTTGGTTTTCTTAGCTTTTAAGTTCCCACATTTCATTGAGATGGTTGCTATGTTGAGTGGTGATACTGGTTTAGATGGGGCATTAAGTGATACTAGTTTAGATGTTAGTTTAAGCGGATCGTTACGTAATGACATGTTGAATAGGAAgctagaagatgaagatcatCAAAGTGGGCCTTCTACTACTCAGAAGGTGTCACCAGAAGAGAAGATTAATGGATCTAAACAGATTCAGCCACTTCTGTTTCGGTATGGTCGAATATCAGGAGAGGTCATGAGACGTAGGAATAGGACTATTCATATGTCACCTTTTGAAAGAATGGCAGATGAGGCTTGGATACTTGGATCCAAGGCTTGGGAAGATGTTGATAAGTTTGAGGTTGATAAGATCAACGAGAGTGCTTCTATATTCGAAGGAAAGGTGGAGTCATGTCCTTCTCAGATCTCAATGAATGGAGATGACTTGAATAAAGCCAATAGGATCATGTTGCTTCCCTGTGGTCTTGCTGCAGGATCTTCTATTACAATTCTTGGAACTCCACAGTATGCTCATAAAGAATCTGTTCCTCAGCGTTCGAGATTGACAAGAAGCTATGgaatggttttggtttcacaATTTATGGTTGAGTTGCAAGGGCTGAAGACAGGGGACGGTGAATACCCCCCTAAGATTCTTCATTTGAACCCTAGGATCAAAGGTGATTGGAATCACCGACCAGTCATTGAACACAATACATGTTATAGGATGCAGTGGGGGGTTGCTCAAAGATGTGATGGTACTCCATCCAAGAAGGACGCAGACGTGCTTGGTAAGATTTTGAGCATCCATCATAAACTGTTGTTAGTTGCCGGAATGTAGCAAGTCCATGCTCAGAAGTCTAAGTTTGAATTACcttagcttcttttttattgCTGTGtagttatgtttctttttgttttctcttcatctaAGTAAATGTACTTTTCCAGTTGACGGATTCCGAAGATGTGAAAAGTGGACGCAGAATGACATAATTGACATGGTGGACTCAAAGGAATCAAAGACAACATCATGGTTCAAACGGTTTATAGGACGTGAACAAAAACCAGAAGTCACTTGGTCATTCCCTTTTGCGGAAGGCAAGGTCTTTGTCCTAACTTTGCGAGCTGGAATTGATGGTTTCCATATTAATGTTGGTGGAAGACATGTGTCTTCATTCCCTTATCGACCGGTATGTGATATCAGATGAGCATTCTACTTGTATATGGCTTTGGTCTCAGCACTCAATAGTATCATTTGTTCAAACCAAGAGGATTCATCTCGTCCATGTCTGATaactttgtaaaatattttgtgatgTCTGGCCTCTCAGGGATTTACCATAGAAGATGCCACAGGGCTGGCAGTTACAGGAGATGTTGATATTCATTCTATTCATGCTACTTCTCTTTCAACATCTCATCCGAGTTTCTCACCGCAGAAAGCTATAGAGTTTTCTTCAGAATGGAAAGCTCCTCCATTACCTGGCACTCCTTTTCGCCTTTTCATGGGTGTTCTCTCTGCAACTAACCATTTTTCAGAGCGCATGGCAGTGAGAAAGACATGGATGCAACATCCTTCTATTAAATCTTCAGATGTAGTAGCCCGATTCTTTGTTGCACTTGTAAGTTCTTACAATCTTTCCTTATTTTAAAGCATGATCTTTAAGAAGTTTAATACTGCAGGTCGATTTAATTGAAACATTGAGATGGAGATTTGCTGATTTGAAGTTCTTATGCTTTGGAATACTGAGCagtttatgtgtttttgttgatttgttttgtgtagaATCCAAGAAAGGAAGTTAATGCAATGCTAAAGAAGGAGGCTGAATATTTTGGAGATATTGTGATTCTGCCCTTTATGGATCGATATGAGCTAGTGGTCCTTAAGACAATTGCCATTTGTGAATTTGGGGTATTGATCATTTCTCTCATGACTCCATATCTGTTTAAGTCTTTGAACAATCTCTGATAAGGATCAGTAAATGAACAGTTTCCCTCATTGTAGTTACTTTACACAAATCTAATTATGAGAGTCTGAATATCTTCCATTCAGGTCCAGAATGTGACAGCGCCATATATAATGAAGTGTGACGATGATACCTTCATCAGAGTGGAAtcaattttgaaacaaatcgATGGAGTCTCTCCAGAAAAATCACTTTATATGGGGAATCTAAATCTTAGACATCGTCCTCTTAGAACTGGCAAGTGGACAGTTACATGGGAGGTACAATGGCTTCTGTTCTTTACCTGCATATAGTCTGTATGATTCAGAAATCAGAAGCAGCCTCAGATACTAAATTTTCTCTTATACTGTAACAGGAGTGGCCAGAAGCTGTGTATCCTCCTTATGCCAATGGACCCGGATACATAATCTCAAGCAACATTGCTAAATATATTGTTTCTCAGAATTCAAGACATAAGCTTAGGGTCTGACCCTTTATCATCGTCTTACGTTCATCTCCATCTTTTACTGTCATGAACATAAGAGTCTCCTAACATTTTCAAACTATTTCGACTTTGTTGTCACAGCTATTCAAGATGGAAGATGTGAGCATGGGATTGTGGGTGGAGCAATTCAACGCCTCTATGCAGCCTGTCGAATACTCACACAGCTGGAAATTTTGCCAATACGGATGCACACTGAACTATTACACTGCACATTATCAATCTCCGAGTCAAATGATGTGCCTGTGGGATAATTTGTTGAAAGGTCGACCACAATGTTGCAATTTCAGATGACCAAAACATAGCACTAGCCGGAAGATATTACAGGATTACAGATTTGGCACCACCTTAACccattttgtaatttttccTCTTTGGTGCTAGTTGCTTACATTTACACATTCAAGATAACAATCTCTTATTGTACATTGATTAGGATTTTGTCTAAGAAAGAGATTTACACTGATATCTAAACAAATTCTTTCAAAACGTCTTTGCCATAACACTATGGGGCTACCAAGAAAGAGAAGCCAAGGTCACTGTATTATACATTTATACTACTCTGCTGGTCTTTAAGTTCTTGAGTCATGTTATCAAGATTTTGGCTTTCATCAAGTCGCATTTCCTTAATCATCTGCATTTCTTGCGCTTCACTGAAAGATTTCCAGCTTTTGCAAGATGGGGAAATGGAAGAGGGCATCCACAAGATCCAGGTAGATGTCACTGAGTTGTTTTCTTCAGTGTTTGCCATAATCCTCATCCGGTAGATGTGACATACCCATAGAGACAACAAGTTTGGTTAGTATACAGATGAATTGATCAGAATCCTGATTGTATAAACAGAACATCTAAACATCAATCTTAAGAGTGTGCAGGTCAATAGCAGAAGCAACTGTAATGAAGAAAACTCGAAAGACGGATtgattacaacaaaaaaactgtgGCGCAAAGACTACCAATTTAATCTTTTCATGATCAGATGGATACAGCCAAATGTGCCTTTAGAATTTTGTTTAGCACCATGTTTAATCCGCACGCCAAAACCTTACGGCTGTGAAGTTCTGATACACGGTGCGTGAATCaatcaagaagagaaaaagagaggcaTAGAGAAACTTGCACGGTTAAGATATCCAGATGAACTACACAGTGATAAAGTTTCACTTTTTATGTCTTTGAAGAAGCATTATAGATTGATAGAGAATCATCAGAGCTTAACCTGAAACGAACCATCTTTCTCCGGACAGAGAATGGCGGCGGCTGTCTGAAGTTATTTTGAGAAAGTGAAGATTTTTAGGGTTCTGAGAAGTTTCCATCACTTGAagtcttttaaattttaatagtaTATGATAATGGAATTGCCTCGATTCTAATGCAATTGACGACAATGCCCACAAGAACAGAGCAAAATGTCTCCATTCTCAGAAACCTCTGTTCTGCTACTTCCCATGGTCGAGAAATGCATAAACCTCTTGCAAACCTACGGCGTTTCATCGATAACGAAACTCAGACAAATCCACGCTTTTTCAATCCGCCATGGAGTCTCAATCTCAGACGCCGAGCTTGGGAAACACCTCATCTTCTACCttgtttctcttccttctccaccTCCCATGTCTTACGCTCACAAAGTCTTCTCCAAGATTGAGAAACCCATCAATGTCTTTATTTGGAACACATTGATCAGAGGCTACGCCGAGATTGGTAATTCCATCTCTGCTTTTTCTCTATACCGTGAGATGAGAGTCTCTGGTTTGGTCGAGCCAGATACTCATACTTATCCGTTTCTTATTAAGGCTGTGACGACAATGGCGGATGTTAGATTAGGAGAGACGATTCATTCGGTTGTTATAAGAAGTGGCTTTGGTTCGTTGATCTATGTTCAGAACTCTCTGCTTCATTTATACGCAAATTGTGGAGATGTAGCTAGTGCGTACAAGGTGTTTGATAAAATGCCTGAGAAAGATTTAGTGGCTTGGAACTCTGTGATTAATGGGTTTGCGGAAAACGGTAAACCAGAAGAAGCTTTAGCGCTTTATACTGAGATGAATTCCAAGGGTATCAAGCCTGATGGGTTCACAATTGTTAGCTTGTTGTCTGCTTGTGCAAAGATTGGTGCTTTGACATTGGGTAAGAGAGTTCATGTCTATATGATCAAAGTAGGTTTGACACGAAACTTGCATTCCAGCAATGTGCTCTTGGACTTGTATGCGAGATGTGGAAGAGTGGAAGAAGCCAAAACACTTTTCGATGAAATGGTGGACAAGAACAGTGTCTCGTGGACTTCGTTGATAGTCGGTTTAGCTGTTAATGGTTTTGGGAAAGAAGCCATTGAGCTTTTCAAGTATATGGAATCAACGGAGGGATTGTTACCATGTGAGATCACGTTTGTTGGGATATTATACGCTTGTAGCCATTGCGGGATGGTGAAGGAAGGTTTTGAGTATTTCAGGAGAATGAGAGAGGAGTATAAGATTGAACCTAGGATCGAGCATTTTGGTTGTATGGTCGATTTGTTAGCTAGAGCTGGACAAGTGAAGAAAGCATATGAATACATCAAGAGTATGCCGATGCAGCCTAATGTTGTAATCTGGAGAACATTGTTAGGAGCTTGTACTGTTCATGGTGATTCAGATTTAGCAGAGTTTGCTAGAATCCAGATCTTACAACTAGAACCAAACCACAGCGGCGATTATGTTCTCTTGTCGAATATGTACGCATCCGAGCAGCGTTGGTCCGATGTGCAAAAGATACGGAAACAAATGTTAAGAGACGGTGTGAAAAAAGTCCCCGGTCACAGCTTAGTAGAAGTAGGAAACAGAGTTCATGAGTTTCTTATGGGTGATAAGTCTCACCCACAAAGCGATGCTATTTACGCTAAGCTGAAAGAAATGACTGGTAGATTGAGATCAGAAGGTTACGTTCCACAAATTTCTAATGTCTATGTAGAtgttgaagaggaagagaaggagaatgcTGTGGTTTATCACAGTGAGAAGATTGCTATTGCATTTATGTTAATTAGTACACCAGAAAGATCACCGATTACAGTCGTGAAGAATCTTAGAGTATGTGCAGATTGTCACTTAGCAATCAAACTTGTGTCAAAGGTTTATAACCGAGAGATTGTAGTCAGAGATCGTAGCAGGTTTCaccattttaaaaatggttCTTGTTCTTGCCAAGATTACTGGTAGTCTGGTAAtgcagaaaataaaattattgtttcaTCGCAGATCGTTCAAATTCTACGGACAATCTTCGTTAATTAAAGTCTTCTAGGggaaatttgtaaaattttaaagtatatatgtGGGTAAATTTTGCATAGATAAAAGTAATGGGTTCAAATCTTGCAACTAAAAAACTTATAGGGGCAAAACGAAAATTGAGTGAAATGAGATTATACCGCGTGTTTTCATGGCGGGATTGGAAATATTTTGAAGTAGATGAAAATTTGGCGCTTTTTATTTAGTCTGTAAAGCTTTCAAGGGAAGCCTCTTTGAAGGACACGCTTCGTcatctatctatctatatacCCAAAGAGTCGCTTTGTTCCTGATTCATCAGATTGATTCGTTTCGTTTTCTCTGAGTGAAGATCGAAAATGGCGGACACTAGTCACCTGGAGAGGATGGGAAGAGAACTCAAGTGCCCTATTTGGTAAATCGCGTCTCTCTTTGCTCAATTTTGTGACGAGCATAAACCCTGATTTCGTATTGTCTGACTAATGAATCTCGTTTAACTGCCTTGgtaacaattttaatttgtttttttttgttattggcAGCTTGAGTCTATATAATTCTGCAGTTTCACTTTCGTGTAACCATGTATTTTGCAAGTAAGTACCTTTCCTTAGTTTGTTCTTTCTTCGTATTCTCATTTCATCAATCTTTAAAAGTAATGAACACATGGTCTTCTCTTGATTTCAGTGCGTGTATAGTGAAATCTATGAAAATGGATGCTACTTGTCCTGTTTGTAAAATCCCTTACCATCGTAGAGGTACTTTCTCTTGCTCTTTATTGATCTCAGAGTTCAGCTTTATCTGTTGTTAAACCTAAGTTTGCAGTTTGATGATTATGTTAATATGTTAGAGATTCGAGGTGCTCCACATATGGATAGCTTGGTGAGCATTTACAAGAACATGGAAGATGCTTCTGGGATTAAATTATTCGTTAGCCAGAATAATCCGTCACCATCAGGTACTTAAAATT includes:
- a CDS encoding Tetratricopeptide repeat (TPR)-like superfamily protein (Tetratricopeptide repeat (TPR)-like superfamily protein; CONTAINS InterPro DOMAIN/s: Pentatricopeptide repeat (InterPro:IPR002885); BEST Arabidopsis thaliana protein match is: Tetratricopeptide repeat (TPR)-like superfamily protein (TAIR:AT4G33170.1); Has 42394 Blast hits to 14278 proteins in 275 species: Archae - 0; Bacteria - 13; Metazoa - 126; Fungi - 79; Plants - 41597; Viruses - 0; Other Eukaryotes - 579 (source: NCBI BLink).), producing MADVRLGETIHSVVIRSGFGSLIYVQNSLLHLYANCGDVASAYKVFDKMPEKDLVAWNSVINGFAENGKPEEALALYTEMNSKGIKPDGFTIVSLLSACAKIGALTLGKRVHVYMIKVGLTRNLHSSNVLLDLYARCGRVEEAKTLFDEMVDKNSVSWTSLIVGLAVNGFGKEAIELFKYMESTEGLLPCEITFVGILYACSHCGMVKEGFEYFRRMREEYKIEPRIEHFGCMVDLLARAGQVKKAYEYIKSMPMQPNVVIWRTLLGACTVHGDSDLAEFARIQILQLEPNHSGDYVLLSNMYASEQRWSDVQKIRKQMLRDGVKKVPGHSLVEVGNRVHEFLMGDKSHPQSDAIYAKLKEMTGRLRSEGYVPQISNVYVDVEEEEKENAVVYHSEKIAIAFMLISTPERSPITVVKNLRVCADCHLAIKLVSKVYNREIVVRDRSRFHHFKNGSCSCQDYW